In a genomic window of Lycium ferocissimum isolate CSIRO_LF1 chromosome 9, AGI_CSIRO_Lferr_CH_V1, whole genome shotgun sequence:
- the LOC132029608 gene encoding transcription factor ABORTED MICROSPORES isoform X2, which translates to MELMHLMERLRPIVGLNNWDYCVLWKLSEDQRFLEWICCCCGGAEKNMHSCEQEIFFPDSSTSPCRDVMIQHPRTTSCDLLAQVPSSLALDCGIYARALLANQAKWMNFVPFSESNLSNEIIGTRALIPSPLGLLELFSTKQLPEDEKVIEFVSAKCNIYLEQQSMMNSGTMNSNFSNGDDHITDSQNLYRQTVSPADTSDQLSYDFPLKRKNLDTSSMSFLPHQFSTYSTPEVENNTGNNMLFDQSTSDVTHFSSEMDAYLQKQMMRSSTQGGIDDESVKHDNGRSNSGSDSDQNEEEDDPKYRRRNGKGPQSKNLVAERKRRKKLNERLYALRALVPKISKLDRASILGDAIEYVMELEKQVKDLQLELEEHSDDEGGRNQDQIHPDVLSHNGTKNRPKSENGKLSNGSHRELSTNSNGSTDPSRKNQEVEENEKLQQMEPQVEVAQLDGNEFFVKVFREHKAGGFVRILEALNSLGLEKRDNEMVQADHVRDSLLELTRNPSRGWSELARASSDNNANGNTDYLHNHIHQHHHHDHQRFHRHHHH; encoded by the exons ATGGAACTCATGCATCTTATGGAGAGGCTTAGGCCTATTGTGGGCTTAAACAACTGGGATTACTGTGTTTTGTGGAAGTTGAGTGAAGATCAAAG GTTTCTTGAATGGATTTGTTGCTGCTGTGGTGGAGCTGAGAAAAATATGCATAGCTGTGAGCAGGAGATATTTTTCCCTGATTCTTCTACTTCACCTTGTAGAGATGTTATGATTCAGCATCCAAGAACAACTTCTTGTGATTTACTGGCTCAGGTTCCTTCTTCTCTGGCGCTAGACTGCGG AATTTATGCACGGGCCTTATTAGCCAATCAAGCaaaatggatgaactttgtacCTTTCTCAGAATCAAATTTGTCTAAT GAAATAATAGGAACCAGAGCTTTGATTCCATCTCCTCTTGGATTGCTTGAGTTGTTCAGTACCAAACAA CTACCAGAAGATGAGAAAGTCATAGAATTTGTCTCAGCAAAATGCAACATCTACTTGGAGCAGCAATCTATGATGAATTCAGGCACTATGAACTCAAATTTCTCAAATGGAGATGACCATATTACAGATTCCCAAAATCTTTACCGGCAGACAGTTTCCCCCGCAGATACATCAGATCAATTGTCATATGATTTCCCACTTAAACGAAAAAACTTGGATACTTCTTCGATGAGCTTCCTTCCTCATCAGTTCAGTACTTACAGCACACCAGAAGTCGAAAACAACACAGGGAATAATATGTTGTTTGATCAGAGCACAAGTGATGTCACACATTTCTCGAGTGAGATGGATGCTTATCTACAGAAACAAATGATGAGAAGTAGTACTCAAGGTGGAATTGATGATGAATCTGTCAAACATGATAACGGAAGATCCAATTCGGGGTCTGATAGTGATCAAAATGAGGAAGAAGATGATCCTAAGTATAGAAGGAGAAATGGAAAGGGTCCTCAATCCAAGAACCTTGTGGCtgaaaggaaaagaaggaagaaactTAATGAAAGGCTCTATGCTCTTAGAGCTTTGGTTCCCAAAATTTCCAAG TTGGATAGAGCTTCAATCCTTGGAGATGCTATTGAATATGTAATGGAATTGGAAAAGCAAGTGAAAGATCTGCAGCTTGAGCTTGAAGAACATTCAGATGACGAGGGTGGAAGGAATCAGGACCAAATTCACCCTGATGTTTTAAGCCATAATGGAACTAAAAACAGGCCGAAATCAGAAAATGGGAAACTTTCAAATGGAAGCCATAGAGAATTATCAACTAATTCTAATGGCAGCACTGATCCTTCCAGAAAAAATCAAGAggtagaagaaaatgaaaaattgcaGCAAATGGAG CCACAAGTGGAAGTTGCACAGTTAGATGGGAATGAGTTCTTTGTGAAGGTGTTTCGTGAGCACAAGGCTGGTGGATTTGTGAGGATCTTGGAGGCTTTGAACTCCTTGGGCTTGGAG AAAAGGGATAACGAAATGGTTCAAGCTGATCATGTGAGGGACTCGTTGCTAGAGCTGACAAGAAACCCTAGTAGAGGTTGGTCTGAATTGGCTAGAGCATCATCAGATAATAATGCAAATGGCAATACAGATTATCtccataatcatatacatcagCATCACCATCATGATCATCAACGCTTCCACCGTCATCACCATCACTAG
- the LOC132029608 gene encoding transcription factor ABORTED MICROSPORES isoform X1, translating to MELMHLMERLRPIVGLNNWDYCVLWKLSEDQRFLEWICCCCGGAEKNMHSCEQEIFFPDSSTSPCRDVMIQHPRTTSCDLLAQVPSSLALDCGIYARALLANQAKWMNFVPFSESNLSNEIIGTRALIPSPLGLLELFSTKQLPEDEKVIEFVSAKCNIYLEQQSMMNSGTMNSNFSNGDDHITDSQNLYRQTVSPADTSDQLSYDFPLKRKNLDTSSMSFLPHQFSTYSTPEVENNTGNNMLFDQSTSDVTHFSSEMDAYLQKQMMRSSTQGGIDDESVKHDNGRSNSGSDSDQNEEEDDPKYRRRNGKGPQSKNLVAERKRRKKLNERLYALRALVPKISKLDRASILGDAIEYVMELEKQVKDLQLELEEHSDDEGGRNQDQIHPDVLSHNGTKNRPKSENGKLSNGSHRELSTNSNGSTDPSRKNQEVEENEKLQQMEPQVEVAQLDGNEFFVKVFREHKAGGFVRILEALNSLGLEVTNVNATRHTCLVSSIFKVEKRDNEMVQADHVRDSLLELTRNPSRGWSELARASSDNNANGNTDYLHNHIHQHHHHDHQRFHRHHHH from the exons ATGGAACTCATGCATCTTATGGAGAGGCTTAGGCCTATTGTGGGCTTAAACAACTGGGATTACTGTGTTTTGTGGAAGTTGAGTGAAGATCAAAG GTTTCTTGAATGGATTTGTTGCTGCTGTGGTGGAGCTGAGAAAAATATGCATAGCTGTGAGCAGGAGATATTTTTCCCTGATTCTTCTACTTCACCTTGTAGAGATGTTATGATTCAGCATCCAAGAACAACTTCTTGTGATTTACTGGCTCAGGTTCCTTCTTCTCTGGCGCTAGACTGCGG AATTTATGCACGGGCCTTATTAGCCAATCAAGCaaaatggatgaactttgtacCTTTCTCAGAATCAAATTTGTCTAAT GAAATAATAGGAACCAGAGCTTTGATTCCATCTCCTCTTGGATTGCTTGAGTTGTTCAGTACCAAACAA CTACCAGAAGATGAGAAAGTCATAGAATTTGTCTCAGCAAAATGCAACATCTACTTGGAGCAGCAATCTATGATGAATTCAGGCACTATGAACTCAAATTTCTCAAATGGAGATGACCATATTACAGATTCCCAAAATCTTTACCGGCAGACAGTTTCCCCCGCAGATACATCAGATCAATTGTCATATGATTTCCCACTTAAACGAAAAAACTTGGATACTTCTTCGATGAGCTTCCTTCCTCATCAGTTCAGTACTTACAGCACACCAGAAGTCGAAAACAACACAGGGAATAATATGTTGTTTGATCAGAGCACAAGTGATGTCACACATTTCTCGAGTGAGATGGATGCTTATCTACAGAAACAAATGATGAGAAGTAGTACTCAAGGTGGAATTGATGATGAATCTGTCAAACATGATAACGGAAGATCCAATTCGGGGTCTGATAGTGATCAAAATGAGGAAGAAGATGATCCTAAGTATAGAAGGAGAAATGGAAAGGGTCCTCAATCCAAGAACCTTGTGGCtgaaaggaaaagaaggaagaaactTAATGAAAGGCTCTATGCTCTTAGAGCTTTGGTTCCCAAAATTTCCAAG TTGGATAGAGCTTCAATCCTTGGAGATGCTATTGAATATGTAATGGAATTGGAAAAGCAAGTGAAAGATCTGCAGCTTGAGCTTGAAGAACATTCAGATGACGAGGGTGGAAGGAATCAGGACCAAATTCACCCTGATGTTTTAAGCCATAATGGAACTAAAAACAGGCCGAAATCAGAAAATGGGAAACTTTCAAATGGAAGCCATAGAGAATTATCAACTAATTCTAATGGCAGCACTGATCCTTCCAGAAAAAATCAAGAggtagaagaaaatgaaaaattgcaGCAAATGGAG CCACAAGTGGAAGTTGCACAGTTAGATGGGAATGAGTTCTTTGTGAAGGTGTTTCGTGAGCACAAGGCTGGTGGATTTGTGAGGATCTTGGAGGCTTTGAACTCCTTGGGCTTGGAGGTTACCAATGTCAATGCAACTAGGCATACTTGTTTAGTATCAAGTATCTTCAAAGTAGAA AAAAGGGATAACGAAATGGTTCAAGCTGATCATGTGAGGGACTCGTTGCTAGAGCTGACAAGAAACCCTAGTAGAGGTTGGTCTGAATTGGCTAGAGCATCATCAGATAATAATGCAAATGGCAATACAGATTATCtccataatcatatacatcagCATCACCATCATGATCATCAACGCTTCCACCGTCATCACCATCACTAG